One genomic region from Longimicrobiaceae bacterium encodes:
- a CDS encoding M23 family metallopeptidase, producing MTFIVVPHGGGGLSTRSFEISYRRLRVVALLVAAAALVWVVTMASWVLVAAEAAQVPGLRREIAALQKDRARVQQLAGLLARMERQNAQMRSLLGAEALEEARARRAAEEGGADSLPQAPVEATVPASWPLQGRGFVTREHLARVRGRHPGIDIAVPEGTYVRASGGGTVAEVGEDSVYGRFVRIRHSGGYETMYGHASEILVERGAQVAQDQVIALSGNTGLSTAPHLHFEVRRNGEPVDPRTLVKAPR from the coding sequence ATGACCTTCATCGTGGTCCCCCACGGTGGAGGCGGGCTGAGCACGCGCTCATTCGAGATCTCCTACCGCAGGCTCCGCGTGGTGGCGCTCCTGGTGGCCGCCGCGGCGCTGGTCTGGGTGGTGACCATGGCCTCGTGGGTGCTGGTGGCGGCCGAGGCGGCGCAGGTGCCGGGGCTCCGGCGGGAGATCGCGGCGCTGCAGAAGGACCGCGCCCGGGTCCAGCAGCTCGCGGGGCTGCTGGCCCGAATGGAGCGCCAGAACGCGCAGATGCGGAGCCTGCTCGGCGCGGAGGCGCTGGAGGAGGCGCGCGCCCGGCGCGCGGCCGAGGAGGGGGGGGCGGACTCCCTCCCCCAGGCGCCCGTGGAGGCGACGGTCCCCGCCTCGTGGCCGCTGCAGGGCCGGGGGTTCGTGACGCGCGAGCACCTGGCGCGGGTGCGGGGCCGCCACCCGGGGATCGACATCGCCGTGCCGGAGGGGACGTACGTCCGCGCCTCGGGCGGGGGGACGGTGGCGGAGGTGGGCGAGGACAGCGTCTACGGGCGCTTCGTCCGGATCCGCCACAGCGGCGGCTACGAGACCATGTACGGGCACGCCTCGGAGATCCTCGTGGAGCGGGGCGCGCAGGTGGCGCAGGACCAGGTGATCGCCCTGAGCGGGAACACCGGCCTCTCCACCGCCCCGCACCTCCACTTCGAGGTGCGCAGGAACGGCGAGCCGGTGGATCCGCGCACGCTGGTTAAGGCTCCCAGGTGA
- a CDS encoding polymer-forming cytoskeletal protein — translation MARERVSAALGVASADGAISIIGAGMRIVGDLITDGTVRVEGRVEGTIRAGKAVVLGKGGEVVGDIFTQDAVIGGRVQGRVIAESRLELQSTSEITGEITARTSHLQLDEGARFNGQVQMVDDGARALPAAAESARE, via the coding sequence GTGGCACGCGAACGGGTGAGCGCCGCGCTGGGCGTGGCATCGGCGGATGGAGCGATCTCCATCATCGGGGCGGGGATGCGGATCGTCGGCGACCTGATCACGGACGGCACCGTCCGGGTGGAGGGCCGCGTCGAGGGGACGATCCGCGCCGGGAAGGCGGTGGTGCTCGGCAAGGGCGGCGAGGTGGTGGGCGACATCTTCACCCAGGACGCCGTGATCGGCGGCCGGGTGCAGGGGCGCGTCATCGCCGAGAGCCGCCTGGAGCTGCAGAGCACCTCCGAGATCACCGGCGAGATCACCGCCCGCACCTCGCACCTCCAGCTGGACGAGGGGGCGCGCTTCAACGGCCAGGTGCAGATGGTGGACGACGGGGCGCGGGCCCTCCCCGCCGCGGCGGAGTCGGCGCGCGAGTAG